GCCGTCCGGCTCCTCAGGACGATGAGCGACAGGGCGAGCGGGAAGGTCCCCCCTTGGCCGATGCCGAGGAGCACGGCCCAGAGCCAGGGCGCCGCAGCGGGGGCGAGGGCGAGCCCCAACAGACCCGCCAGGATGAACAGGACCATGCCGGCCGCCGAGACCTGCTGGTTGCGTGCCCGGGAGCTCAGAACAGGGACCAGGAGCCCGGACGCCGCACCGACAAGGATGGAGGTCGAGAGCAACAGACCCGACTCCGTGGCCGTCATGCCGGACTCGCGTGCGATGGTCGGGAGCCAGGCCACCATGCAGTAGAAGCCGACCGACTGCGTGCCCAGGTAGGTCGCGACCTGCCAGGCCAGAGGCTGCCGCCACAGCTGCCGAGCGGTGGCGGTACCCAGGTCCGCCCTCGAGCGGCTCGTGCCGCGCGGTGCCCAGAGCGCGAGGGCGGCGGCGGCGAGCAGGCCCCAGGAGGCGAGTGCCCAGCGCCAGCCACCCAGCCACTCGGAGACGGGCACGGTGATCCCCGCCGCCAGGGTGGCCCCCAGTGCGAGCGTGACGGAGTAGGCGCCCATCATCGGCATGGTGCGTCGGGGCAGGTCCCGGCGGATCAGCGCCGGCACGAGGACGTTCGCGACGGCGATGGCCCCTGCCGCGACACCTGTGCCGAGCAGGAGGAGGGCGATGCCACCCCAAGGCCGCACCGTCAGAGTGAGCGCGACGACGACCAGGACCGCGAGGATCGTGCGCTCGAGGCCGAACCTCCTGGCGAGCCGAGGGGCGAGCGGGGCGCCCAGGGCGAAGAACAGCAGCGGCGCCGTCGACAGCACTCCCGCCTGAGTGACGCTGATGCCCAGACCGAGATCGTCGCTGCGGATCTCCGGCAGGAGCGGCCCGACGCTGGTCAGCGCCGGACGGAGGTTCACCGCGACCGCGAGGAGACTGACCACGAAAAGAGCCGCGCCCGCGCTGCCGACACGCCGCTTGTCCGGGTCGCCGCCCGTGACGCTGTCACCAGCCGGTTCACCAACGACCGGGTCTGTCGCTGCCGGCTGACGGCGAACGACGTCCTCGGCAGGACTGGTCATGGCCTGTGGACCCTTCCCGTGACGTTCTTCCCGTGACGTTCACAGGCCCGTCGAATTCTTCAGCCCATGTGATCACATGTCAACGCGGTCCTCCCCCCGGGCGCCTTCTCGGCCTATCGGGCTCCGACTGGGTGCGCGCGTTATGGATCGAAGTGCGCGCGCAGCGGATAGACGACGGCCTCACCGGGGTCACAGACTCGAACGGCGACGCCTGATGTGGACGGCGCACCCGCCGCCAGATCCGCGCCACTACCAGCACCCCGCAGGCAGCCCGCCACCCGGGGGTGACGATCACCCACGCACACCACGTTGAACCAATGGAGGTTCTGATGGCCCGACCGATCAAGGAAGCCCGCGACTTCAAGCTCGGCACCTTCAGCTCGAACTGCTCGTCCGGGCTCGCCGTGACGAAGGCCCCCGACCGGTGGTCCGGCAGCTGGGCGGACAACCTCCGGCTGGCGAAGATCGCCGACCAGGCGGGCATCGACTTCATGCTGCCGATCGCCCGGTGGATCGGGTACGGCGGCGAGACCAACTTCCACGAGGGCGTGCTCGATCCGACAGTCTGGGCCGGGGCGCTGCTGGCGCACACGAAACACCTCTCGGTGTTCTCCACCATCCACACGGCGTTCAACCACCCGATCGTCGTCGCCAAGCAGATGGCGACCGTCGACCAGGTCGGTCAGGGCCGGGCGGGTATCAACATCGTGGCCGGCTGGAACAAGCCGGAGTACGACACCTTCGGCGTCGAGCTGCCCCAGGACCACGACGACCGCTACGCGCTGGCCCAGGAGTGGTGGGACGTCATCCGGAAGATCTGGACCACGCCAGGCAAGTTCGACCACGACGGCAGGTTCTTCCACCTCCGGCACGTCGAGGGCATGCCCAAGCCGTACGACGGCGTCCTGCCCGTGCTCAACGCGGGTTCGTCCAAGCAGGGCCGGGAGTTCGCCGCCCGCAATGCCGACTTCGGGTTCACGATCGTCGGCGGCCCGGAGGACGGCCGCGACATCGTCGCCTCGATGAAGGCCCAGGCGCGGACCGACTACGGCCGCGAGGCAGGGGTCTTCACCCTTGGGCATGTCGTGTGCCGCCCCACCCGCAAGGAGGCCGAGGACTTCCTCCATTACTACGCCGATGAGCAGGCCGACTGGTCCGCCGTCGACAACCTCATGGCGCTCCAGGGGCTGCACGCCCAGTCGTTCACCCCGGAGATGCTCGCCACGTTCCGTGCCCGGTTCGCCGCCGGGCACGGCAGCTGCCCGCTCATCGGGACGCCCGACGACGTCGCGGACGAGATCCAGCGCTTCCACGAGGCGGGGTTCGACGGGATGACCCTGGCGTTCTTCGACTACGCCGGTGAGCTCGAGTACTTCGCCGAAGAGGTGCTCCCCCGGCTGGAGGCCCGGGGCGTGCGCCAGGCCCGAGACTGGGACCGCGAGCCAGCCGGTCTGACGGTCTAACGACGCACGGTTCCCGGTGCGGTGGACGGGTGGCCTTCCGGCGAGACTGCCCAGATGGCCCCTCGTCCACCGCACGGCGTCGTCCTCGTGCCTCGCGCGGCCGGCCAGAACGCTCTCTCGCGCGGCGCTAGCGGCGCCACAGCGTCGCCGAGGGAGACTCGCCGTAGCGGCCGTTGTAGTGCACCGAGAAGCGCCCGAGGTGGGTGATCCCCAGGCCCATGGCCACCTCGGTGACGGTGGTCGTCCCAGGTTCGGCACGCCGGAGCATCTCGTGCGCACGGGTCAGCCGCAGCTCCCGCACGAACGCCACCGGGGTGGTGTCGAACTCGCGGCGGAACGCCTCCTGGAGCGCCCGGGTGCTGGTGCCGACCTCGTCGGCGATGTCGCCGACGGCGAGCGGTTCACCGAGGTGAGCCTCGATGTGGTCGACCGCCCGCCGAGCGACGCTCGGTGGAGCGAGTCGCACCGGCCTGATGGCGTCCGTGAACGTGTGCGGCTGGGTCTCGAGGAGCTGGGCGGTCAGCGCCCGGCTGAACGCGTCTGCGGTGGCCCGTTGTTCGAGGATCGAGCCCTCATGGCCCGCCTCGTCCCAGAGGAAACGGACAGCCCTGAGCCAGCTCCGTACCTGCGGGGTGCGGGTGGGCATCCCCAGGTCGAAGACCAGCGGCCTGCCGGCCCTCCGGCCGACCAGCCTCGTGAGCTCGGACTCCAGCAGCGCGCGGTCGACGTAGACAAGCAGCTGCGGGTTGTCGGCCCGCCACGTCATCCGGATGGGGTCGACCGGGGAGAGCACCGACGCCGTCGAGAGGTCGGAGACGAGCTCGTCCCTTCCCTGCTCGATGCGGGCCGTGCCACGCAGGGGGATCTGCACGAGGTAGAACGTGCTCAGCTCGCCGGGGAGGATGTCGACGGTCTCGCCGTAGTCCAGCTCGACGATCGCGAGCCCGCCCAGGCGCACCGACTTCAGCGTCAGGTCCACGCCGCGCCCGTCGGAACGCGGCTCCAGGCGATGCGGGCAGAAGAGCTCACCGACACTGACCCGCGCCACGTCGACGTCCCGGGTCGCGAGCTCCAGTCGTCCGCGGACAGCCTCGCTCACGCGCTGCACCTCCCGCCTGAGTGACCGCCCCGTCGCTCGACCTGATCGTTGATCGTACGTCCGAAACATGCACTTCTGAGC
This window of the Georgenia yuyongxinii genome carries:
- a CDS encoding AraC family transcriptional regulator, whose protein sequence is MSEAVRGRLELATRDVDVARVSVGELFCPHRLEPRSDGRGVDLTLKSVRLGGLAIVELDYGETVDILPGELSTFYLVQIPLRGTARIEQGRDELVSDLSTASVLSPVDPIRMTWRADNPQLLVYVDRALLESELTRLVGRRAGRPLVFDLGMPTRTPQVRSWLRAVRFLWDEAGHEGSILEQRATADAFSRALTAQLLETQPHTFTDAIRPVRLAPPSVARRAVDHIEAHLGEPLAVGDIADEVGTSTRALQEAFRREFDTTPVAFVRELRLTRAHEMLRRAEPGTTTVTEVAMGLGITHLGRFSVHYNGRYGESPSATLWRR
- a CDS encoding MFS transporter: MTSPAEDVVRRQPAATDPVVGEPAGDSVTGGDPDKRRVGSAGAALFVVSLLAVAVNLRPALTSVGPLLPEIRSDDLGLGISVTQAGVLSTAPLLFFALGAPLAPRLARRFGLERTILAVLVVVALTLTVRPWGGIALLLLGTGVAAGAIAVANVLVPALIRRDLPRRTMPMMGAYSVTLALGATLAAGITVPVSEWLGGWRWALASWGLLAAAALALWAPRGTSRSRADLGTATARQLWRQPLAWQVATYLGTQSVGFYCMVAWLPTIARESGMTATESGLLLSTSILVGAASGLLVPVLSSRARNQQVSAAGMVLFILAGLLGLALAPAAAPWLWAVLLGIGQGGTFPLALSLIVLRSRTAADVPGLSAMAHTVGYLMAAAGPLVMAAIRESSGSWTPALVFVVGVASGQLVLGLFAGRSRYVGGGGT
- a CDS encoding LLM class flavin-dependent oxidoreductase — protein: MARPIKEARDFKLGTFSSNCSSGLAVTKAPDRWSGSWADNLRLAKIADQAGIDFMLPIARWIGYGGETNFHEGVLDPTVWAGALLAHTKHLSVFSTIHTAFNHPIVVAKQMATVDQVGQGRAGINIVAGWNKPEYDTFGVELPQDHDDRYALAQEWWDVIRKIWTTPGKFDHDGRFFHLRHVEGMPKPYDGVLPVLNAGSSKQGREFAARNADFGFTIVGGPEDGRDIVASMKAQARTDYGREAGVFTLGHVVCRPTRKEAEDFLHYYADEQADWSAVDNLMALQGLHAQSFTPEMLATFRARFAAGHGSCPLIGTPDDVADEIQRFHEAGFDGMTLAFFDYAGELEYFAEEVLPRLEARGVRQARDWDREPAGLTV